One region of Ananas comosus cultivar F153 linkage group 9, ASM154086v1, whole genome shotgun sequence genomic DNA includes:
- the LOC109715768 gene encoding uncharacterized protein LOC109715768 isoform X1 has protein sequence MESFDEDEGDLLFPAAAAAAAAAEDPASPLPRPKLKRLKKASQCRATAPERSPSSQTLEIPDPSHAAIPEEAAPDLGLSEENDGLDPLFPEPGFRGEGEEEEEGGGFDSFDPDVESGGIGTGGLIEELRRDSAKKRLIWDDVEETTETKKDKKTKTMKKKKSDKNHADFSARRPKESVREKRRLEKERKAYLDLMHAESQRLLRETRDVSFKSVTLVQKPISSVLEKIRLRKLEITKHVGFRYCTPNLTDSVAEADCSLDETAPCPELPADLNLTNDNSSNMILDDAALDASNTNIIIERCEDVAADKESGENNHSNDSANDVAEESPSSPMPSSPIPDDDVSSSEASDKENINPHLHKAVSMDPYPKGGPAKAYLDEEAEEEDDSDHDLTRFQENEEDDDDDDSDENEVLNDLIATGFEERPVDHEKRNELHQKWLEQQDAAETNNVLQRLKCNQKQKESTIKDEDDDEDLAVESADERSYEPLPKNVIKQNSERAKQMIAQMFTDDHDIYVPSDDEEIEQSLVRQRLSKQTDSFTSPLDDEQSKEIFGLIKKLNIAPQPKKRGRQATSSLDMLMLGGNSNSSSKSSFVGRTTNSSVSSSHKSATFRAFIFGRDDSNSRSDLSSSESHSMGQTENKQSRPPSSTKFSNSQSKSASFRAKSEANATVTSSLYEILRRSSVNFDKEGHVITETQANHQFSAFRSIRRIS, from the exons ATGGAGAGCTTCGACGAGGACGAGGGCGACCTCCTcttcccggccgccgccgccgccgccgccgccgccgaagatCCTGCCTCTCCCCTCCCCCGGCCCAAGCTGAAGCGCTTGAAGAAGGCCTCCCAATGTAGGGCTACAGCACCCGAACGGTCCCCTTCCTCTCAAACCCTAGAGATCCCCGATCCGTCCCACGCCGCCATTCCGGAGGAGGCGGCGCCCGATTTGGGGCTATCTGAGGAGAATGATGGGCTCGACCCCCTGTTTCCGGAGCCTGGGTTTCGGggggaaggagaggaagaggaagaagggggTGGTTTCGATAGCTTTGATCCGGATGTCGAGAGTGGTGGGATAGGAACAGGGGGATTGATCGAGGAGCTTCGGAGAGACAGCGCGAAGAAGCGGCTCATCTGGGATGATGTAGAAGAAACTACGGAGACGAAGAAGGATAAGAAGACGAagacgatgaagaagaagaaatctgATAAGAATCATGCTGATTTTTCCGCTCGGCGGCCGAAAGAATCCGTTCGCGAGAAGAGAAGGCTAGAGAAA GAAAGGAAGGCTTATCTGGATCTAATGCACGCCGAATCTCAGAGGCTTTTGCGCG AAACTCGTGATGTTTCTTTTAAGTCTGTGACTCTTGTTCAGAAGCCGATCTCATCGGTTTTGGAGAAGATTCGTCTCAGGAAGCTGGAGATTACGAAACA TGTTGGTTTCAGATATTGCACTCCTAATCTGACTGATTCAGTTGCCGAGGCTGACTGTTCCTTGGATGAAACAGCTCCATGTCCTGAACTTCCTGCGGATTTAAACTTGACAAACGATAATAGTTCAAATATG ATTCTGGATGATGCTGCCTTGGATGCTAGCAACACTAATATAATTATTGAGCGCTGTGAGGATGTTGCAGCGGACAAG GAGAGTGGAGAGAACAATCATTCCAATGATAGTGCTAATGATGTCGCAGAGGAATCTCCAAGTTCACCTATGCCTTCAAGCCCAATTCCTGATGATGATGT TTCATCATCAGAAGCAAGCGACAAGGAGAATATCAATCCACACCTTCACAAAGCTGTCAGCATGGACCCATATCCAAAAGGTGGTCCTGCAAAAGCTTATTTAGATGAAGAGgctgaagaagaagatgatagtGATCATGACCTAACAAGGTTTCAGGAaaatgaagaggatgatgatgatgatgatagtgATGAAAATGAAGTGCTAAATGATCTGATTGCAACTGGATTTGAGGAGAGGCCAGTAGATCATGAGAAGCGTAATGAGCTTCACCAAAAGTGGCTTGAGCAACAAGATGCAGCTGAAACAAATAATGTTCTCCAGAGGCTGAAATGCAATCAAAAGCAGAAAGAATCAACAAttaaagatgaagatgatgatgaagatcTTGCTGTAGAGTCTGCAGATGAAAGATCATATGAGCCACTTCCGAAAAATGTTATTAAACAGAATTCGGAAAGAGCAAAACAAATGATTGCACAAATGTTCACGGATGATCATGATATTTACGTGCCCTCTGATGATGAGGAGATAGAACAGTCTTTAGTTCGTCAGCGCCTGTCAAAGCAAACA GACTCTTTTacatctccactagatgatgaGCAATCAAAGGAAATTTTTGGTCTTATAAAGAAGCTCAATATTGCTCCTCAGCCCAAGAAGAGAGGCAGACAAGCAACAT CTAGCTTGGACATGCTGATGCTTGGGGGGAACAGCAATAGTTCTTCAAAG TCATCTTTCGTTGGTCGAACGACAAATTCTTCAGTCTCGTCTTCCCACAAATCAGCAACTTTTCGAGCATTCATATTTGGGCGTGATGACAGCAATAGCAGAAGCGACTTGTCCTCTTCGGAGAGCCATTCTATg GGTCAGACGGAAAACAAACAATCAAGGCCACCGTCATCAACTAAGTTCAGTAACTCTCAGTCAAAATCAGCTTCATTTAGAGCAAAGTCCGAGGCTAATGCAACTGTAACTTCCTCACTGTATGAGATCCTGCGTCGCTCGTCTGTCAATTTTGATAAAGAAGGTCATGTAATTACAGAAACTCAAGCTAACCACCAATTCTCGGCATTCAGATCCATAAGAAGGATTTCAtag
- the LOC109715772 gene encoding protein PHLOEM PROTEIN 2-LIKE A1-like, protein MAGCTVSQMRPPTEPKPMRPPTEPKPTKASPHKFAIITNEADSSINLEERMYTGIFLKRKRRKYWVEKDTNYNCFMVFARDLSITWSEDPKYWCWLTQKETSGEEIEVASLLTVCWLEIIGKFEVSYLTPGVTYVVAFIVMMNDGAYGWSTPVKLRLKLPDGSVQQREESMEEKPRGKSLMLQVGEFTTKAEQEGEMEISLFEYEDGSWKRGLTVIGVIIHPKYLRLPP, encoded by the exons ATGGCGGGGTGTACAGTTAGTCAGATGAGGCCACCTACGGAGCCGAAGCCAATGAGGCCACCTACGGAGCCGAAGCCAACGAAGGCTTCCCCCCACAAGTTCGCGATTATCACAAATGAAGCAGATAGTTCTATCAATCTTGAAGAGCGAATGTACACCGGGATCTTCTTGAAACGGAAAAGAAGG AAATACTGGGTGGAGAAGGACACCAATTACAATTGCTTCATGGTGTTTGCGAGGGACTTGTCAATAACATGGAGTGAAGACCCAAAATACTGGTGTTGGCTCACTCAAAAGGAAACAAG CGGCGAAGAGATTGAGGTGGCATCACTGCTAACTGTTTGCTGGCTGGAAATCATTGGAAAATTTGAAGTATCTTATCTCACGCCAGGAGTCACATACGTAGTCGCATTCATTGTAATGATGAACGATGGGGCGTACGGGTGGTCTACCCCAGTGAAACTCAGGCTAAAGTTGCCCGATGGGAGCGTTCAACAACGCGAGGAGAGCATGGAAGAAAAGCCTAGAGGGAAAAGCCTTATGCTTCAAGTTGGCGAATTCACGACGAAAGCTGAACAGGAAGGAGAAATGGAGATTTCACTGTTCGAGTACGAAGACGGGAGCTGGAAGCGAGGGCTGACAGTTATAGGTGTGATTATCCACCCAAAGTATTTGCGGCTTCCGCCATAA
- the LOC109715767 gene encoding UPF0426 protein At1g28150, chloroplastic-like, with protein sequence MALSFTSAAPTTWEKRLPPPRFAPSFLDFTPEMKFAEKSKRGGEIRACFEPFEDQPIIKDAIKEPVAFMGGVFAGLLRLDLSEDPLKEWLARTVEASGIAVEGEINGEEDSKEEAEGDSPQQIEIE encoded by the exons ATGGCTCTCTCGTTCACCTCCGCCGCACCCACCACG TGGGAGAAGAGGCTTCCGCCGCCCCGGTTCGCTCCTTCGTTCCTGGATTTCACCCCCGAGATGAAATTCGCGGAGAAATCGAAAAGAGGGGGGGAAATTCGAGCTTGCTTCGAGCCCTTCGAAGATCAACCCATCATCAAAGATGCCATAAAG GAGCCAGTGGCTTTCATGGGCGGGGTGTTTGCGGGTTTGCTGAGGCTGGATTTGAGTGAGGATCCACTCAAGGAGTGGCTGGCGCGGACCGTGGAAGCTTCCGGAATCGCCGTGGAGGGTGAGATCAACGGCGAGGAGGATTCGAAAGAGGAAGCTGAAGGTGATTCCCCTCAGCAAATTGAGATTGAATGA
- the LOC109715768 gene encoding putative DNA helicase INO80 isoform X2 has product MESFDEDEGDLLFPAAAAAAAAAEDPASPLPRPKLKRLKKASQCRATAPERSPSSQTLEIPDPSHAAIPEEAAPDLGLSEENDGLDPLFPEPGFRGEGEEEEEGGGFDSFDPDVESGGIGTGGLIEELRRDSAKKRLIWDDVEETTETKKDKKTKTMKKKKSDKNHADFSARRPKESVREKRRLEKERKAYLDLMHAESQRLLRETRDVSFKSVTLVQKPISSVLEKIRLRKLEITKQYCTPNLTDSVAEADCSLDETAPCPELPADLNLTNDNSSNMILDDAALDASNTNIIIERCEDVAADKESGENNHSNDSANDVAEESPSSPMPSSPIPDDDVSSSEASDKENINPHLHKAVSMDPYPKGGPAKAYLDEEAEEEDDSDHDLTRFQENEEDDDDDDSDENEVLNDLIATGFEERPVDHEKRNELHQKWLEQQDAAETNNVLQRLKCNQKQKESTIKDEDDDEDLAVESADERSYEPLPKNVIKQNSERAKQMIAQMFTDDHDIYVPSDDEEIEQSLVRQRLSKQTDSFTSPLDDEQSKEIFGLIKKLNIAPQPKKRGRQATSSLDMLMLGGNSNSSSKSSFVGRTTNSSVSSSHKSATFRAFIFGRDDSNSRSDLSSSESHSMGQTENKQSRPPSSTKFSNSQSKSASFRAKSEANATVTSSLYEILRRSSVNFDKEGHVITETQANHQFSAFRSIRRIS; this is encoded by the exons ATGGAGAGCTTCGACGAGGACGAGGGCGACCTCCTcttcccggccgccgccgccgccgccgccgccgccgaagatCCTGCCTCTCCCCTCCCCCGGCCCAAGCTGAAGCGCTTGAAGAAGGCCTCCCAATGTAGGGCTACAGCACCCGAACGGTCCCCTTCCTCTCAAACCCTAGAGATCCCCGATCCGTCCCACGCCGCCATTCCGGAGGAGGCGGCGCCCGATTTGGGGCTATCTGAGGAGAATGATGGGCTCGACCCCCTGTTTCCGGAGCCTGGGTTTCGGggggaaggagaggaagaggaagaagggggTGGTTTCGATAGCTTTGATCCGGATGTCGAGAGTGGTGGGATAGGAACAGGGGGATTGATCGAGGAGCTTCGGAGAGACAGCGCGAAGAAGCGGCTCATCTGGGATGATGTAGAAGAAACTACGGAGACGAAGAAGGATAAGAAGACGAagacgatgaagaagaagaaatctgATAAGAATCATGCTGATTTTTCCGCTCGGCGGCCGAAAGAATCCGTTCGCGAGAAGAGAAGGCTAGAGAAA GAAAGGAAGGCTTATCTGGATCTAATGCACGCCGAATCTCAGAGGCTTTTGCGCG AAACTCGTGATGTTTCTTTTAAGTCTGTGACTCTTGTTCAGAAGCCGATCTCATCGGTTTTGGAGAAGATTCGTCTCAGGAAGCTGGAGATTACGAAACA ATATTGCACTCCTAATCTGACTGATTCAGTTGCCGAGGCTGACTGTTCCTTGGATGAAACAGCTCCATGTCCTGAACTTCCTGCGGATTTAAACTTGACAAACGATAATAGTTCAAATATG ATTCTGGATGATGCTGCCTTGGATGCTAGCAACACTAATATAATTATTGAGCGCTGTGAGGATGTTGCAGCGGACAAG GAGAGTGGAGAGAACAATCATTCCAATGATAGTGCTAATGATGTCGCAGAGGAATCTCCAAGTTCACCTATGCCTTCAAGCCCAATTCCTGATGATGATGT TTCATCATCAGAAGCAAGCGACAAGGAGAATATCAATCCACACCTTCACAAAGCTGTCAGCATGGACCCATATCCAAAAGGTGGTCCTGCAAAAGCTTATTTAGATGAAGAGgctgaagaagaagatgatagtGATCATGACCTAACAAGGTTTCAGGAaaatgaagaggatgatgatgatgatgatagtgATGAAAATGAAGTGCTAAATGATCTGATTGCAACTGGATTTGAGGAGAGGCCAGTAGATCATGAGAAGCGTAATGAGCTTCACCAAAAGTGGCTTGAGCAACAAGATGCAGCTGAAACAAATAATGTTCTCCAGAGGCTGAAATGCAATCAAAAGCAGAAAGAATCAACAAttaaagatgaagatgatgatgaagatcTTGCTGTAGAGTCTGCAGATGAAAGATCATATGAGCCACTTCCGAAAAATGTTATTAAACAGAATTCGGAAAGAGCAAAACAAATGATTGCACAAATGTTCACGGATGATCATGATATTTACGTGCCCTCTGATGATGAGGAGATAGAACAGTCTTTAGTTCGTCAGCGCCTGTCAAAGCAAACA GACTCTTTTacatctccactagatgatgaGCAATCAAAGGAAATTTTTGGTCTTATAAAGAAGCTCAATATTGCTCCTCAGCCCAAGAAGAGAGGCAGACAAGCAACAT CTAGCTTGGACATGCTGATGCTTGGGGGGAACAGCAATAGTTCTTCAAAG TCATCTTTCGTTGGTCGAACGACAAATTCTTCAGTCTCGTCTTCCCACAAATCAGCAACTTTTCGAGCATTCATATTTGGGCGTGATGACAGCAATAGCAGAAGCGACTTGTCCTCTTCGGAGAGCCATTCTATg GGTCAGACGGAAAACAAACAATCAAGGCCACCGTCATCAACTAAGTTCAGTAACTCTCAGTCAAAATCAGCTTCATTTAGAGCAAAGTCCGAGGCTAATGCAACTGTAACTTCCTCACTGTATGAGATCCTGCGTCGCTCGTCTGTCAATTTTGATAAAGAAGGTCATGTAATTACAGAAACTCAAGCTAACCACCAATTCTCGGCATTCAGATCCATAAGAAGGATTTCAtag
- the LOC109715771 gene encoding protein PHLOEM PROTEIN 2-LIKE A1-like yields MGGCPVKQARRPPVVTSPTPKPPFVTPPTPKPPTEPEPMKDFPHKFEIITNEADSSINLEERMYTGIFLKQKKRIYWVEEETNYNCFMLFARDLSIIWSDHPEYWRWLTQKDISGEEIEVASLLDVCWLQISGRFEVSYLTPGVTYAVAFVIMMKVPAYGWSTPVKLALKLPDGSVQQREESLGGKPRGKWLVLQVGEFTTKAEQGGEMEISLISFEDLCWKKGLTVKGVIICPKNLQPSP; encoded by the exons ATGGGGGGTTGTCCAGTTAAGCAAGCAAGAAGGCCTCCTGTTGTAACATCACCGACGCCGAAACCTCCATTTGTAACACCACCAACGCCGAAGCCACCTACAGAGCCAGAGCCAATGAAGGATTTCCCCCACAAGTTCGAGATTATCACAAACGAAGCAGATAGTTCTATCAATCTTGAAGAGCGAATGTACACCGGGATCTtcttgaaacaaaaaaaaagg ATATATTGGGTGGAGGAGGAAACCAATTACAATTGCTTCATGTTGTTTGCGAGGGACTTGTCAATCATATGGAGTGATCACCCAGAATACTGGCGTTGGCTCACTCAAAAGGACATAAG TGGTGAAGAGATTGAGGTGGCTTCACTGCTAGATGTTTGCTGGCTGCAAATCAGTGGAAGATTTGAAGTATCCTATCTCACGCCAGGAGTCACGTACGCAGTCGCATTCGTTATAATGATGAAAGTTCCGGCGTACGGGTGGTCTACCCCAGTGAAGCTTGCGCTCAAGTTGCCCGACGGGAGCGTTCAGCAACGCGAGGAGAGCTTGGGAGGAAAGCCTAGAGGGAAGTGGCTTGTGCTTCAAGTTGGCGAATTCACGACGAAAGCTGAACAAGGAGGAGAAATGGAGATTTCATTGATAAGCTTTGAAGACTTGTGCTGGAAGAAAGGGCTGACGGTAAAGGGCGTGATTATCTGCCCGAAAAATCTGCAGCCTTCACCATAA